The sequence below is a genomic window from Prinia subflava isolate CZ2003 ecotype Zambia chromosome 11, Cam_Psub_1.2, whole genome shotgun sequence.
AGTTTTAAATTAATGCTTCATAATTTCCTGAAATGCAGGAAATGCATGATTTACTAATTTGTTAAGAGAAAGATAACACTAATATTAATTGGTTTTTTAATGGAATAGAATATAAATtctaatattatttatttttctagtgTATCTAAAATACACAGCTGATGACCTACCACCACTGTACTGTAATTGTTTTCCTAATAGTCTGCCATACCTCATATTGTTTTTGACCAAAATTAATGCTTTGATAACCAGTAGCAAAACATCTGCCAGTACAATTGCCAGAACATGCTTTCTTCACAATAATGTTCATTTTCTATTAGAGCCTAAGTACTGTTAAACAGGCACATCCTGCTTGTTGAaatctggttttgttgttgAGAATTTTGACATATTAATAGATGCCagaaaaaataacagtatttgttttctcttgttttccaaGGTACGCCATTTCAGTCGCTCGAAAAATCGGTGCTCGTATTTATGCTCTCCCAGATGATCTGGTTGAAGTGAAGCCAAAAATGGTGATGACAGTGTTTGCATGTTTGATGGGAAGAGGActgaacagaataaaataatgcaGACATGTACCACAACTTTCTGCCATGTTAAGCACAATGAATGCCTCGCAGTTTACAGAGTTCTGAAACTTAGTATAAGATGAGAAAAATTGTATGCACAAATACACTAATCAATTATCTTTTAATAATGTTTATattagttaattttcttcagtttcataACACATGAATTATTTATGGCTAATACTGTTTTCAGAACATGTTCATTTACAAATTAACATCATAGATTTGTATTGCTTGGAAAAACCCATGTGAATCAAGCTCCATTTGCATTAGTTTCCATAGCACTGTAAGAACCTGCACTGTTTTCGTTGTGTTGTTTCAGGACCAATTATGAAACACTGTTTGATTTCTGTGGGTGTTACTTACATGTAGTTCATACAAGTCTCAAGGTGCATTCCAATCCTGTTGGACTCCAAACTGCACAGAAATTATCATCCTTGCCTTATTCTTGGAGAGCTTAACTCTTGTTGGAGCCAATGAGAGTCTTGTCATCGGCTTCAGAGCAAGTAAAGGCCTGTGATAATGTCTGGTAACTAATGAATACTGTTTAAACTGATGAAACTATTTTGTGGGAATTATCATTAAATATATGtagtaggtttttttctgttacttagTAGAAACTTTTACAAAACATGTTGTATGAAAAAAACAGCAATAGAAAGCAGAAATGTCCTGTCATTATTAGGTCTGCATATGTGCTAAGTTTCTCTGTTGGACTAAACAGCTGTTGGTTGAggttttttaacctttcataaAATATTGTATTAAGAGCTGGCTAGTCCACTATGGGATTTCTCAGTACTGTATTGCATTTCCTTATATATCATTCCTTTGATTTTTCTAAAGTGCGTTTCGTGTGCAGAGGTTTTGTGTAGAGAGATGGGTGCATTGTCTGGATGAGATAAAATCCCTAATTTTTTCTTAGTAATTTTAAAGTAACTATTTATACTCCTTTTTCATCAGCTGTAAATTTTCACTTATCATGCTGGAGCTGGACATTTAATAAAGTTGTACCAAAAGCTGAACAATAAGGaaactaaataaaaattaaagagatttttttttttttaagtatgaagcttctgctttttctcaggTCCTGTAGCCAGTCCTAAGTGTGGCAGAACCCAAGAATCCTGATGAGCCAAGCGGGTGGACTAAGTTTTACATCTTCACTATCTTGCACACAATTTAGCAAGAGTAAGGGATGCATCCATCCAGTTTCCATTATATGAGATAAAGGGGACTGGAGAGAATTAAGTGCTTGGATTTCAATCCATTTGCCTCTGCCTATTTACTGGTTTGCATTGTTGGGACAAGAGTTGATTTACTTCATTTCTATTCCCAGTCCACGATGATGACAGAGTTTTGTACAGAATTTGAGTTCTGGAGACAACTCAGTCTGAGTCCTCAGTCAGAAGAGGCTAAATGGAGACTTACTTAAGTCTCCATGCTGTAAGAATAAACGATCTCTTATTAAGTTAGATAATCCTGAAGTACTGCATTTATCTGCTGGACACTTGGTACCTTACTCTACAAAGGCCAGTATTTCCTATTTTATAAACTGTTGCTGTAAGTGTCCAGAATTACGTCGAAGCTGCTTtgaggaaatggaaatgagtTGTCATGGGCAACCCTCTGATGCTGTGATGAGCGGGGCCGCAGTTATTGTAGCAGCTGGGAGAACACAGATTTCAGGcaaaccagcagctgctgcagcggTGTCCCAGCGCGCCCTCCCCCGCAGGCAGCCTGCGGCCCCCGCCGGGCTGTGCGCAGGGCAGGGCTCGCAGCGGCGGCCCCAGCGCTCCGCCCgcccggcggcggggccggagcctGCGCACTGCGgcggccgcccggcccggccctgcccagcccagcccagccctgcggccccgcccggccctgccctgcccgcccgccAGGGGTGACCTGGCCGGGGCCGCTGCCCCGCTCGCCGGCGGAGCCGAGGGGCAGCGCGAGGGGCCGCGACACCGCCCCGCGCGGTCCGCATGGGCCTGGCGGAGCCATGGCCGCCCTGTACCAGAGTGCGGACCCGTCCGCCTCGGCCTCGCCCAACAAGCTGCTGGCGCTGAAGGATGTGCGGCAGGTGAAGGAGGAGACCACGCTGGACGAgaagcttttcctgctggccTGCGACAAAGGTACCGGCCCCTcggcccggccgccccgccGAGGAGCCGGGCCGTGGCCGGTGTCAGCCCTGCGCTGCCCTCCCCTCGCCCGGCGGGCGGGTCCCGCCGTGAGGGGCACCGCCGGCTCCGGGCCCGCTGGCCCTGAGCGGGAAGGGAGGCACGGGGCGGGCTCCTCCCGCGTTCCTGAGGGGCTTCAGTTTGTGTCGGAGGAATCTGCGAGGTGTTCGCTGTCAGAAGAGTCTCTAGTAGAGAGCTGCAGTGAAATTTGGGCTTCTCTAGACATCCCTAGGATAAGCGAGACCAGTATCCTGCAATTTGCCCCATTGGTGGCGGATGGGAAGAGATCTGCCTTTCTAAAATATATTGCTTGCTTTAAGCCTATATTTAGTTACCTTTGAGTCGAAATGTGGCCTTGAATCAAACTGATCCTAAAAGGTCTGAGACGTTGGACCCCAAGGTTTCAATGGTGTGCTGCATGGGGCATAAGGCCGGCTGCGGGAGCGGGGCTGTTCGCCGGCAGGGCTGAGGTGAGCCCAGGGCCGCAGGGGTGTTCGTGCAGGGGCATTCCCAGCCAGCGCAGCGGTTTTGCTCTGGGGCTCTCGGTGTGGGATGCCTGCCATCTGCACAGCCCGTGCAGTCTGTCCTGAAGATCAGAGGAAACCGCGGTTTTCCCTCTTAACCTCCGAACAGAGAGGTTCGAAGAGCTAAAAGGCTGCATAACAAAAAGAGTAACAAAACCCAGTTGTCTGTGTAACGGCTGGTTCGGTACTCTTGATATGTATTTTACTGTATTCTGCATATATTTCTACATATAAGTATTCTGCACTGAGATTTGTCTTGGTCATGGTCTCCTGTGTTGCAAAGTAATTTATTACCCTAGAGACAGTTTTGAAAAGCATCCGTGCTTTtgtatgtgtttatttttaggacTGGAACTAAAGGGGTGGATTAAAGTACATGTCTAGAGCTTTCCTGAAAAGAGATCTCCTGAAATATCTTTAGTTTTCCTCCCTGATGAGAGAATGCTTATCTACCTTGACTTCTTACGTGTCTGATACACTCAGTTACTGTTGTCAGTATGGAATAGTGTCTTGTTTGATGGTAGCTGGTACTTAAAATGATCACATGCTTTTATTACTTGATAATATGAAGTGGTATCCCTACCTTACTTCTGCAGGTGACTATTACATGGTTAAGAAACTCTTAGAGGAAAACAGCTCAGGTCAAATGAACATAAATTGTGTCGATGTGCTTGGACGAAATGCTGTTACCATAACcattgaaaatgaaaacttggACATACTACAGCTGCTTTTGGATTATGGCTGCCAGGTATCCAACaaacattattaaaaatgcTTGGTGTAGTCATGTATCTTCTTTGTTAACCTGTCAGAATTTGGACATAGATGCAGTCTGCCTTTTAGGCAGTTCAATTCTTTTTCTAGTAAATTGGAAAAAGTAATTGTGAAAGTGGTTTCTTCTCGCAAGTTGACTTTTCTGGTGGAATTATATTGGCATAGCAAATGTATAAGTAACATTTTCTATGATATTAACAAGtttgagttttattttaaatgttactCCTGCTGCTGATATAATGCATACATTGTCCTCAAGAAACAGAGTACATGGTGTGAGTGccttatattaaaaaatgtaaaatgcaaAACACCCCGTTGGCTGTAGAGTATATTAACTTTTTAAATGGTAGCACAGAAACATTCATATTGTATTAGTTGCTTTTAAGTTAAGGCAAACGTGCATTTCTGCAGTGCTTTCTTGTTAAACTTGATCCATGCTTGATGGCAGGGCAGTTTCCTACCAACAAGACTTAAATGTATCCAGCATCTCTGCTACTGGTGGGAGAGGTGAAGCTAGGATGGATTAAATATGTAAGACAGGGATAAGTAGCATCTTTTGTTGCACTGTTTGATATTGGGCATGAATAAAATTGCAAGCTTTTCCTACCTGAATTAGTGGGAGTAATAAAAGCTGTGtccttttcttttaagtaaAAACCCAAATCTTTGTAAATGAATCAAGAAGAATAATACCATCTGTAAGGGAAATTAAAAGCTGCTTATCTCAGCATATTAGAAGGTGCAGAAGTGGTTGGTTACCAGCCAAGAAGGAAGAAGTTTATTTTCCTAGCTGTACCCCAGAAGTAGAAATGCAGGGCTGAAGTATCCCATATGCCTGAGCTGTGTTACACTAACACTTGCTTTTTATCTAGTAACCTGGCAAACTGGGTCTTTAAACTTGATTTTTGTAAGTCTTCTACATCATCTTTGCTGGAAAGTAATTTATTCAGTTGATTCCTCTGCTGTTGGTGCAGTGATACAAATTGTCACTAATGCCACTCCTGCAATGGCAATTTGAATTTGTATCCTGATCGTATGCCTGGTGATAATACAGAACATCATCTTAGtacttaaaaatcaaatttaaaaaaatacattaaaaaatgcagtttggcTTGAGTTTGTCTCTTTGTGCTGTTTAGGTGTCTGCTGTTTTTACatatgatttgttttctttacttaGTCCTCGGATGCACTTTTGGTGGCTATTGACTCAGAAGTGGTGGGAGCTGTTGACATTCTGCTTAATCACCGACCAAAACGATCCTCCAGGCCAACCATTGTGGTTAAGTGTTGTTACTCCTTGATTCTTGGTTGGGGCTGTGAAGGCTATTGCTTTTTTTAGGTATCTGTAGTATTTAAAACAATGTTCTTAAGTTCTGCATCTGTAAGGTGATAGAATCTGGACACCAGGGATCATTTTTGTAACCTCTTTTGTCTTGAAAGctgaaatacattattttgcTTTATCACCGAAGGAATCCTGTGGCTTTATACCTGCCAAACACATACCTagttcagaagagaaaaaactaCTAAATCTTTTTAGTAGTCTGTTTGCAAGGTAGTTAGCAGCCTTGACTTATAAAGTGTTTATTCATGTATTGAAGCTTCCTAGATTTTCAGAGCAAATCTATAAACATCAGGCCATCACCCTGAAATTATGCAGCTGAAGCTTACCTTGTCAGTGCTTAAGTACCAAAGAACTTTTGAAAGCCCAAAAAGGAGgtggaggcagggaaggaataAGGTATTGTGTAACAGAGTATAACACATTCAGCATATTTTTTCTGCACTTCAGTAGtaaatacaataattttttcACAAACTAGAGCAAAATAACAATTTCTAATATCCTGTGTGTATTGGAAAAATAGGCAGTATTTCTATGTAAATTAACCAGAAAAGTATCTGggtcttttattctttttaagtATTTATCTGACAGGTGTTTGAATGTTGCTGcatacttttctttctgttcatgTTATAAAACATTGGAAGGTATTTTGAAGGAGAAATTCTTGGTTGAACACTCAAAAACCCCCTTACATGTAGTAGAACTGTAGGTGATAAATTTAGATTCTTCCTACATTTTATTCCAGAAATTAATGGAGCGCATTCAGAACCCAGAGTACTCAACAACCATGGATGTGGCACCAGTAATTTTAGCTGCTCATCGTAACAACTATGAAATTCTCACCATGCTGTTGAAGCAAGACATATCATTACCCAAACCGCATGCtgtgggctgtgagtgcacactGTGCACTGCCAAGAACAAAAAAGATAGTCTGCGACATTCCAGGTAAAACTGAGCACTCATAAGCCATAATAAAAAGAGTCTTAATTCTCTGGTATTGCCTGGGTCAGATTCAgcatgtttcctttttctttttaaggtgAAGTTTTATGAGTGGATTCCTTTAATGTATTGTAGCTGTTATTGTGAGAGATGGTAGTTCTTGGGGATGGGTTGTGCCTGAAAAGGTTGGTGGGAGGCAGtggcttttttccattttgatttTATACTTTTAGTCACTGTGCACAGTCACTCTGTGCCTTTCCTTTCTACAAGGTGTGTTTCAAACATTCTAGCTACCTTTGGCTTGGGGCTGTAGGGacaatgcaaataaaatttttctcAAGCTAGTTTTAATACTTGGGGGTCTGTGAGCCAGAATGAGGAAGTGGATAATTTTGAATCCTGTTTCTAAAAATGGTTATGTGGCATGGATTGATGAATGCAAACTAAagacaattttctttcttttttttttcttcttcagtatTTTTGAAAGTAGAAAGctttttaataaagatttaAATGAGGAGATGGATGTAGCAATCTGGTAAATATTTTGTGTGGTTAACTTGAGAACATATTTGAGGgttgaataaaattaattatgagAGAATTTGGATGAAAAATCATAGAGTTCAAAGATCATAAGTGTACTGCAATTTCAATACACAATAATTATTGAATAGTTACTTCAGTCTGTAtccaaaatactaaaaaataagAGAAGTGAGAGGATTTGAATTTTTGGTACTGAGCAGCCACAGGCCACATTCTGGTACCATCCTATTCCCTATCATTAACTTCAGTATGAGAAAAGATGTCAGGGTATCCAAAGCAGAGAAACAATAGAAATATTTGAGATAGCAGCTCTTAGTTTAATCTAGAACTTTTGCTGATGTGGTGATAACAGTGAAAGTAGTgagggaaagaagagggaaCCAGTTTGCCCAATTTTGGATACTTAGGGGTTTTAAATATGTCATGAATCTTCCAGGATATACTGCAGTTTATGTTTGTAGTGTCTGATTTTAACAAACCAAATTGTTTTGTCTTTCAGCTGGCCAGTTTAGGCAAACCTTTGGAAAGGTTCTGGTTTGAAGCTgctaatgaaataaaacatcttCATTGTGTTTGCTGTTCTTTTGTCACAGATTTCGTCTTGACATTTATCGGTGTTTGGCCAGTCCTGCCTTAATAATGTTGACAGAGGAGGATCCAATCCTAAGAGCTTTTGAACTTAGTGCAGACTTGAAAGAATTAAGCCTTGTTGAGGTTGAGTTCAGGTAGGAATTGAAAACACAAATCAgtttgaatatttttatgaaattaCAGGTGTAGAAAGATGTAAGCATtagaaaatgtttattctttatttttgtaagtGGGGCGTTTAAACGGATAATTAGACATAATAAGTTATATAATATAATTTTTGCCTCATTAGTAGTAATTTCTGCAGTTTAATTACTTTAAATCCCTTTAGGTGTAGACATTTCAATGTGTGCAGTTGGACCAATAGTTGAAATTTCAGCTTTACtctgcaaaaataaagaaataatgtgAAATGCTGACTTGGAAATCACACAGCTATTAATCATATCAATAGCTCATTAGAACTCTgcactttttttctgtatcagGCTGGAAATAAGCAATACCTTCTTTATACTGACCCGACTCATACTGGGAGTTGTTCTGGGTATTGTTTCTTAATATAGCTCATTATAAGACTTTGAAGAGCACATATGtgtatattttcaaaatacacatATGTGTGTAGAAGACTTCATGCTGAAAATGCTCTATATGATGAACAAATGCTCAGTGTAATTTCGTATTTCAACAATGCAGATTTTTACTATTTTGTAACTTAGCAGCACAAAAGCCTTCCAAGACTGTGAAAGCAAATGtttataaaagataaaattcTACTTCCCTAAACAACATgtgaattttctgcattttagcTGCCTATTTTTGTTAATAAGAGTTCAATTGTTGCATTGTTGCATTTTTTGGATACAGCTTTGCATTAAAATGGACTTTGTGCAAGGTGAGACAAGGAAATGGTctgatttcttttcatgtgtttaatACATTAATACATAATATCTAGTGAATACACTTTAGTTTTCAGATGACAGGAATAAagcaaaaccccccaaaatttccTGTCCAATTGGAAAGTCCGAGTGATTAGTTACCAGTATCATATTTTGTGACAGCTACACTTTCTCATGTCCTGCAAATAACTCTAAGTTTTAACTCTCTATGGAACTCATTACATAAGAATTTGTATACTATAAGTCTGTTTGCCAGATTTTCTGTAATGATCTTGCAGGCTAAATAGGAATGGAATTGTCATGTTACAGGGTGAAAACTACTCAGAGTTGTCTCTGGAATGCTTGGACATTAACGTGGGACTTCTGGAGTGGTTTCTTCTAGTTTGCCCTAACATAACACATAATCCCAGCCAAAAGTGGCCACTTCATGATCTAATGGAAAAGACAGGACCAGTGTAATGGTGCATACTGCTTCTGTGTGTTTCAGAAATGATTATGAGGAGCTCGCTCAACAGTGCAAAACCTTTGCTAAAGATTTGCTTGCACAGGCACGGAATTCCCGGGAGCTGGAAGTGATCCTGAATCACACCTCCAGTGAGGAACATGTAGACAAGCGGGGATTGTTGGAAGAGAGGATGAACTTGAGCCGCTTAAAACTTGCAATCAAGTATAATCAAAAAGAGGTTGGTCTTTGCAGTAACTTAATAGATTGTCCATGTCATATTTTGCTAGTAATTAATTACTTTGTTGTTCTGCTTCTggacacagaggtggaagtAAATTTGCAGGAGTTATAGAAGAGATGGTAATACACAGGTATCAGTACGTGAAACAGGGATGCTGCAAGACACTGAGTGATTCTTCAGTGTTTACTGCGGACATGAATGTAGTTTCTCCTGTATTGGAGTACAGGCTACTGCTTTTCTATGAACAGCTCTGGTAGTGGTAATTATTTATTCAGTTCCTCATTAAATCTTTGCCTAGAGTGGCATGGATCCTTAGGTGCCAAACATGATTTATCATCTTCTCGCTGGTCATTAACTGTTCAGCTTTGTCTCAGGCCTTGGCTGTGCTGTTTCAGTAATTAGGTTGGACCTGTGCTGGTATAACTGAATAGCCCCTCTGTTCCAGAATAGCAGCACTTTTTATGCCATCAATCTGCAACTTCCTCCGTGCAGTAGGTTATTGTCATTTTTGTCCCTTCATAAATTAAAACTCTAGTTTTCTGTGCTGGAAGGCAAATGGGTGTTTGTGGGATTCTAGTACAAGGACCAAGGACAGAGGGGAAGTTTCCTTTTCACACAAAATCCATTTTTACTTAGCATTTACAGAAGGAATTTCTGTCTATTCTACATGTCTAGGCTTAAACTGTTGAAACCATTGAAATACATAGCATTTAAAAGTCCTAAGCTGTAGTTCTGGAATGCCCCACAACCAGCATTACACATTTCTGGCCCGCACTCATCAAGCACACTGAAGTATTTTGGTGTTCCTCTGGGATTGAGCATAGCTTGCTGTTACTACAGGGCATGGAAAATAACAGCTTTTTCATGTGGTATACCTAtagctggaaaataaattgtaattATGCAACTCAGTAACGTGTGTTAAGAAATCTGAGAGTGATTCcttgttttttctccccctcctcccccagtttGTTGCCCAGTCCAACTGCCAGCAGTTTCTCAACACGGTGTGGTTCGGGCAGATGGCCGGCTATCGGCGCAAGCACACCTGCAAGAAGATCCTCACTGTCCTCATGGTTGGCATCTTCTGGCCAGTTCTGTCCCTCTGTTACTTGTTAGCTCCTAAATCTCGAGTAGGTCGGATAATTCACACTCCCTTTATGAAGTTTATTATTCATGGAGCTTCgtatttcacatttctgttaTTACTTAATTTGTACTCCCTTGTCTACAATGAGAATAAGAAGAATACAATGGGACCAGCCCTTGAGAGAATAGACTATCTTCTGATAATATGGCTTATTGGTAGGTATCATTTGAGTGGATCGAATGACAGTTGctgaatatatataaaaaattgcCAGTTTAGTGGTACATCAGCAGTAAATAATAAGTCTTTCATGGCCAGTTCTGTAATGCTTGATTGGAAAAGTAGTTCATAACAAAATTTGGACTTGCTGCACTGTTGATACCTGGTGTAAAGATACAAGTTTACTTTGTGTATGTTTATGTGCTCCATCTTAGTCTAAGAGATTAGAGGTGTGCATTTATCACATGCTTgtttcaaaacacaaaaacaagtATTGTTTTCCCATGTTATagttttctatttctgtatGTCCTTGTCACCAATTATCCTAACTGTACCAGAAAGGCTGCATGTCACTTCTGGTTGATGCAGCAGAGGGAGCACAGGTATAACTTTTGTTGAGTTCTCAAGAACTTTGGTTGAAAGTTCATCTCTTTTACCTTGTTTTTGGTTGTCTGGCATGcaattctttttacattaaaatttcCCTTTCTTAATGTAATATAATTAGATATGTATAATTTGTTTCATTGGACTTGTTAAAAGCAGTGATACAGTAAAAAATAACAACACAGTGTTTATGTAAGTAATTCTGAGGGTGATTTATTTGATATGTTAGGGTGAGGGAATTTTTGTGTAATGGTGATTCCTTCCACAATTGAGCTGTACTAAAACTATTGAGCAGTTTTTGCAGATTTTGGAAATATGTAGTATCCCCCACACAAACACAGGCAGGTCTTAAAAGAAACTTGAAAACTTCAAATTTTGAGTACACATCAGATTCCTCCTTAGcactgaaattaaatattataattttataaatttctttcCATCAAGTCTGCTGTAGACAAAGTGTGTTATTAGGTGGTCTTGGTAATTTTAATTAAAGGCTATGGAAATATATCTTTTCTGCATGTAATATTCTAATAGAGATTTCAAGTAGGATTTAAAAATTGTATCTAAGCAATATAATCATTAAaatggggttattttttttcctgcagggatggtgtgGTCAGATGTTAAGAGGCTCTGGTATGACGGTTTAGAAGATTTTTTAGAAGAATCCCGCAATCAGCTTAGTTTTGTCATGAATTCCCTGTATTTGGCAACTTTTGCTCTCAAAGTTGTTGCCCATAACAAGGTGAGCACCAATCTTCATAGCTCCAAAGCTCCTCTGGGCTGACTGAGCAAGTGTGATTTTAGTAAATTGCTCCAAAACACGTGAAGGTATGTCAGAAGCAGAGTGTGTGGTTAAATGTACAACATTAGTAATAGCCTAGTTGTTCAGTGTAGGCTTTGGGCTCACATGCTCTGTGTGGTGTGGGCCAGGGAATTGTCAAGACCCCAGGTCTTGATGCACCTTGGTCTTCAAAACACAGTTGATCAAGCAAGTGGGAGTTAGAAACACACCATGGCGTGTCCAAGCACTTGGAACCCCCAAACAGAGCTACTGTCTTCCTTGTAAGAACTGGCTGGTCTTCCAAATGGCTGGATTGTTGTTTAGGGAAATGCATCTCATCGGATTGGGCATTTGAGCTTGCCTGATTCCGTACAGCGCTATGCAGAAAGCTGAtagtattttctgtgtttggatTGCCTAGTGCATTTTTGTTACAGAAAGTTTTATTTAGCTTTTGATTACATATGCTCAAATGTCCTAAGTGGTGGATTTTTACTTGGTTTTTGCTTGGTAGGGTTTTTTAGTTGGGGTTTTCTTTGATAGTAAGGATAAAAGCCCTGAGACCATAGAGGAGCCTTGTCTTGTCTCTATGAAAAGCCATCTGGATTTGATTGAAAATACGAGTTTTGAAAATGATCACTGCCATTCTGTTGCATGTGTTGTTAACCACACAGCACATGGCAAACTGCCAGACCAATTGAATGTGAATATTACAGCAAAATCCAAGCCAGTGCAGTAGCACCATTATTGTGTCTTATAAACTGCAAGTTGACAGCTGTCTGGCAGTTGGGATGAAATAAACTGCTTCAGTTCTTCCCAACCTGGTGTTTGGCTCATTTCCCTATCCTAGCATTGATTCTGAG
It includes:
- the TRPC1 gene encoding short transient receptor potential channel 1; protein product: MAALYQSADPSASASPNKLLALKDVRQVKEETTLDEKLFLLACDKGDYYMVKKLLEENSSGQMNINCVDVLGRNAVTITIENENLDILQLLLDYGCQSSDALLVAIDSEVVGAVDILLNHRPKRSSRPTIVKLMERIQNPEYSTTMDVAPVILAAHRNNYEILTMLLKQDISLPKPHAVGCECTLCTAKNKKDSLRHSRFRLDIYRCLASPALIMLTEEDPILRAFELSADLKELSLVEVEFRNDYEELAQQCKTFAKDLLAQARNSRELEVILNHTSSEEHVDKRGLLEERMNLSRLKLAIKYNQKEFVAQSNCQQFLNTVWFGQMAGYRRKHTCKKILTVLMVGIFWPVLSLCYLLAPKSRVGRIIHTPFMKFIIHGASYFTFLLLLNLYSLVYNENKKNTMGPALERIDYLLIIWLIGMVWSDVKRLWYDGLEDFLEESRNQLSFVMNSLYLATFALKVVAHNKFHDYAERKDWDAFHPTLVAEGLFAFANVLSYLRLFFMYTTSSILGPLQISMGQMLQDFGKFLGMFLLVLFSFTIGLTQLYDKGFTVNEEKDCAGIFCEQQSNDTFHSFIGTCFALFWYIFSLAHVAIFVTRFSYGEELQSFVGAVIVGTYNVVVVIVLTKLLVAMLHKSFQLIANHEDKEWKFARAKLWLSYFDDKCTLPPPFNVIPSPKTICYLFNSLSKWICSHTSSGKVKRQNSLKEWRNLKQKRDENYQKVMCCLVHRYLTSMRQKMQSTDQATVENLNELRQDLSKFRNEMRDLLGFRTSKYAMFYPRN